The following is a genomic window from Brevinematales bacterium.
CTTGAACTCCCCGATCGCGTTATGCATCTCGTCCTGAAATACCGGCTTGAACAGCCCGTACAGCCCCGCGAGGAATCTTTCTCCCTCGAACGCCGCTATCGCGATCAGGCGCTCCTTCCCGTCGCCCGTAATCAACGGATTGACCGCGCGCGAATCGATAATCATCCCGATCATCTTACCGAGGGGCAGAATACTCTCCTTCCTCCTGAAACGGATATTCCTGATCAGGGCGGTCAGGCCGCGGAGATGGGAGTTATCCGGGAGGAGCGGGATAAGTACCTTGGGATCGTCGGTCCATACGCGCGAGGCCGCCTGCCGGAGCTGGTAAAACACCTGATTGCGCCACCGGAAGCGTTCATAATCCCCAACGAGGCCGATATTTACCGATGCGCGGTACTGGTCGAGGAGCGCGGTATTCCTGACCGATAGCATTTCGCGGATAATCCCGTACTCCGGGCGCAGGTTGACCAGGGTCGCCAGATGCGGAAGATTGACCGTTCCCGACTGGAGCATCCGCGACAGCATCTGCGACAGCTTGCCCGCGCCCTCCTTGTCGGCAAGGTCTTCCCTAATAAGTAGATTGGGCACGCTGTAAAAAAAATCCCCTCGCCCGAACACGATGCTGTTCTCGACCGATTCTATCCTGCGGAGCTGATCGTTATCATTCGATTCGGCGGTCACAAAACGGGGCTCGGTCTCGGCGATATATCCGAAGCCGCAGAGCGCGAGCAGGTTCGCGAGGGCGGGCCACGGCAGAAGGATATAGACCGGACGCCCGCCGGTGGGTTCCTCGATAGTCAGCATGAGCTTCCCGGTACGCCATTCGTTCCCCGGGCTGGTGAGATAACGCACCCCGGCGTTCTCATGCCGGACGAACGCCCCGCCCGTATCCGGCAGGAACGCGTAGAACCGTTCCTCCGCGAGCAGGAGCATATCGGAATCGTCCGCGACCGGCTTCGACCCCCATCGGGAGATAGGCGCGCAGATAAAGACGAAATTTTTTATTATCGTCCCGAACTCGTTCTGCGTCCATGTGATGCTCTCGATATTCGCCTCGCAAAGCGGGGTAAAATCGAATGACGCGGAAGGTTCGAGCGATTTGAAGCGGAAATCCCGGAATTGGGGGAGAAAAAACGAAAGGATGGTAAACACGCAGGAATCCGGGGCTTGCACATTCCCTCCCTATGGAAGCTTTATGGTCACTTCTAATAATCCTCTTTTCAATTAGATTATAAAGAAAAAGAGGACAAGGAAGTGACCATTGGGCGTATTTTTAAGATATATCATTACTATTGTTAAAAATGCTAATAGTGTTTGCGTCAGTCCCCGTCAGGGGAAAACCGCCCTTATGATATCGCGCGTTCCTTCATATTCGGGAACGTTTCGAGGATGATATCAAGTATCTCCTTCTTCAGTTCTTCCTTGGGATGCATCCCGTCGAGCACGCGAATCCGTTCATCCTCGCGGGCGAGCCTGAGATAAGCGTCGCGTACCGCGTAATGGAAGTCGTAGTTCTGCTTCTCGATACGGTCGAGCGCCAGATTGGCGGAACGTTTCCGTTCGAAACCCACCTCGGGAGGAAGGTCGATCAGGAAGGTCAGGTCGGGACGGCATCCCTGGATAGCCAGTTCGTTGAACTGCCGGACGATATCAAACCCGATTTTCCGGCCGCTCGCCTGATACGCGTAGGTGGAATGATAAAAACGGTCGCAGAGAACGACATACCCCTGCTCGAGGTAGGGCCGGATAGTCTCGTTGATATGCTGGTTGCGATCGGCGAGGAAAAGGAGGAGTTCCGCGATAGGAAACACCTTCTCATGCAGGACGATATTGCGGATCAGGTCTCCCAATATCGTGCCGCCGGGTTCCTTGGTCAGGATGCTGTTGATCCGGCGGGATTCGAGATAATTGTAGAGGTAGTTCGCCTGCGTGGATTTCCCGCATGCTTCGATACCCTCGAAGGTGATAAATACTCCGTTCATTCAATCTCCCGAATCTTGATATTTAGTGCGCTTCCGCTTAACATTATTATAAATGAAATCGGGCGTTATGTAAAATCCGCACTATTCATTTTATTTACAGATTAACGGTTTTAAGCTACAATAAACTAGATAAAGAATCTCTAACGGAGGGAAGCATGAAAAAGCTGATGTTCGGATTATTAAGTCTTTTATTCTTCGTCAATCTTGGCGCGGCCAAGAACCCCAAAGATTATACATTCTACGACAGCCTCGATCCGGCGGCGAGAAAAGAGTTTTCCGACGCGTGGTTGAGCGCGGGTAAGGCGTTCCTTGATGCGGGTAAATCCAAGAAAGCGAAAGCCAGCTTCTTATTCACATATTACCTCTATCCTATGGGCGATAGCTCCGACGAGGCATGCGGCTTGTTGAGCGGCAATTTTAAAGAGACCTATACCTACGACGCGGATAAGTTTTTCAGCTATTACATGAAGCACGGGAAAAGTCTCGCGGATACCGCGCAGAAACTGAACAATTTCCTGATGGCGCTTGTAGTAAAACCGTCCGACCCGGATGCGAATTTCGAGGCGGCGAAGGCTTATTACGAAATGGGCGATATGGAAAAAGCCAAGAGTTACCTGAAGTCCGCGATTGAAAACGGCCTCGATCCCGAGACGCTTCCTTCGGAATTTCAGACCCTGAACCAGTAACATTACGCGGGTTTTGCCCGTATCCAAGTTTAACTTTCTTTGCTGTTCTTGTCGATAATATAATGAAATCCGGTTAAGCGGCGATTTATCGTCGCTTTTCCTTTACTTTGGGGGAATGTTTGGAATTCATTGTGTTGGCAATCGTTCTCGTTGGTTTGACTGCTTTTTATCTCTTTCAAACCATGCACGATCGAAAAATGAAAGAAGCGGAAAAGGCATACGAGGACGGAAATCTCGACGTCGCTCTCTCCATCTTCATGGATTCCCTCAAGAAAAAGCCCGACGATGTGGACACCCTCTGGCACCTCGGAAATATCAACGAAGAAAAAGATAACAATCTTGAAGCGATCGGCTACTATACACGGATTCTGGGGATCGGTAAGGAATCGACCCTGTTCAGTAAATTCGAAGTGCTCCGCAGAGCCGGCCTCCTCTACCGTAAGGTCGACCGCGATAAGGAAGCCCTCGATTACCTCATGCAGGCCTATCAGCTTCTCTCCACCCAGAAGGACGTTATCGCCGGTATCGCCGACATCCTGTTTTCACAGAAACAGTTCTATCGCGCAATCCCCTACTATGAGCGCGGATTGCCCAGCATGACGGATAACGCCGCTTACCAGAGAGGATACGGCTTCAGCCTGCTGATGATCGATAATATCAACGACTCCATCGGAATCCTCGAAAAAGTCAACCTGATGACCTCGCACGATATGGAAGTAAAATACCTGCTGGCGTATCTGTATCTCCGCACCGGGGCGTATAACCGCTGCCGCGAAATGGTCGAGGAAGTGGTAAATTCCGATAAAATCATACTCTCCCTTCAGCAGATGTACTTCGCGCTCAAGATGCTGACGATGGCTTATATGCTCGATAAAAATTTCGAAGTAGCCAAGGAGCTTCACAAGAAACTCGAAGCGATGGTAGCGAACGAGGAGAATCCTCAGTGGCGGGAAGAGACCGCCATGCTGTTTATTTTCATGCGCATCAAGCAGGGATACTACGACCTCGCCCTCGAGAAACTCAACTCCATTCTCGACGTCGGGGTGGATACGTCGGAAATGAACGAGCAGGAGAAAAATAAGCTCAAAGAAAAACGCAGCCTGCTTTTCGAACTTCTGACCACGATGGACAAGTATAAAAAGGAAAAAGACCTGATCGCCCAGACCGGCGATCAACGCCGTTTCGACGTCAATTACTCGATACTTGAGGCTAACGCTAAGGACGCGAAGAAACAGCTCGACCAGATTTATACCGATTGGGAGAAATATTTCCTGACGAACGAGAACATCTGGCAGTTGTGGGGGCCGAAGGTTTCGCTGAGTTTCGACCCAACCCCGATCCTCGACCGTTTCTCCGAAGAGACGATGAAGGATATGAAGGAAAAATTCAAAACCGTGCAATCGAAGCCCCGCGAGGCCGCCCGAAGCCTGCGCGCGCTCGGGATCGACCCGAAAGACCCATGCCAATCCATGAAGGATATGGACTTCCCGTCGTTCGTCCTGTTCGGCAAGGAGATCGCCGACCGGATGGGATACCGCGTGCTCAGCGATACGATAAAAATCGACCAGGTCGCCTTCTCCGAAGGGCAGGGTTTCGATCTGTTCTGCGAGGATAAAGTTAAAAAAAACAAGACACTTATATTCGTGCGCCGTTGGAGAGAGCCTATCGGGTTCATCACCATTATGAACATGCTGGGCGCGCTGACCCAATTCGGCGCGGAAAATGTCATATTAATTTCGACAATCCCGCTCACCGATGAAGCACGCAATATAGTGGATAGAAATGATAAAATCAAGTTATACTTATGCGATGAGATCGGACATTTGCTAATGTAAGGCGTTAGATGGATTTTAGTGTACTTTATATCCTGGCTGTAGCCGCGATTGCGGTAATCTTGTACTTGGCTGTCATGAATATTGTCAAAGATAAAAGCAACTCCCTTGAAAAGGCGAATCGGCTGATCGAGTCCAAGGACTACGAAGGGGCGATGGAAGTCTATAATCAACTGATCCTGAAAAACGAGTTCAACCCGCTGTATCATGCGCTTCTCGCGTATGTTTTTTATCTGACTGAAAACTTCCAGCGCGCGGTGGTGGAATATGAAATCGCGCTGAAGAACCAGAAGGACTTATCGCTGAAGGAGATGAACAATATCAATAAATTCTGCGGCATCAGCTATTTCCATCTGAAAAATTTCCCCAAGGCATTTCTCGCGCTCTATAACGGGTTTATCACTAATCCGCAGGACGCGGAGATTTGTTATAATCTCGGGATGATTTATGCGTCTCAGCGGAAGTTCGAGAAGGCGTTGGATTATATGTCGCGCGCGGTGGGGCAGGAGCCGATGAACTATGAAGCGCACTATTTCACCGGGCTGGTCGCGACCGAGGCTAACCGGCGGGATATCGCTATCCGGGAATTCACCGTCGCGAAAAAAATCAACCCGCAGGCTGCCCTCGACCTTTATATCGGATGCCTGTTCAAGGAAAACAAGGACTTTATGAACGCTATCCGCAGCCTGAAAAGCGCCACACGGGGCAACCTCACCTTCGAGGATAAGACGAAAGCGTTAATCATGATGGGCGAATGCTATAAGGGACTTGGGCTGATCGAGGACGCGGTTACCGCGCTCGAGCTCGCCAAGCAGGAAACCGACTCGACCAGCGATCCGAAGGCATTCGAGATGAAAAAGAACGTCCTCTATAATCTGGGTATGGCCTATGTAAAGGACGGTAAGCCGGAAAAAGGCGTCTCAGCATGGAACGACCTCAAGCAATTCGATTTCTTCTATAAGGACGTGAAGGAACTGACTTCCGGGCAGTTGAGCGAGGATGTGATGGCGCGGGTGACCGAGCGATGGATGGTGATGCCCGGCCTGATGATCCGGGACGTCATACCGACACGCGATATCGTTTCAAAAAAATTCTTCGATATCGAGACCCTCGAGAAAACAGTCCAACACAACGTGGGGGATGTGCAGGAAGGCCAGCCCGCCACCGGTTCCAAGATTGAGCTTTTCAAACAGTTGAATATTAAGAAATTCCGCGACACCAGCCGGAGTATCCTGAAATATATGGGATTCACGATCCAGAAGGAAATCACCCTGAAGTACGATTCGGATTTCGCCGACGGGAAGGCCGCGGCATTCGTATCGCGGAAGAAGAACGCCGATTTTCTGGTAATCATCAAGCGGCATAATGACGACGTATCGGGATTCGTCCTGATGAACGCGCTCGGCACCGCGAAAACAATGAATATCTCCAGCGTCGTTGTCATTATCACGTCCCGTTATAAGGACGACGCGCTGTTAATCGCCCAGAAAAACCCCGGACTCACGATTATCGACAGGCGGGGATTGATAAAAGCGCTGAATTACGCGCTGCAGTAGATTACGGAGGATAGCTATGAATAAAGTGGTAAAAATTATACTTGCCGTGTTGGTCGCCGGTATCGCGGGGTTATGGATTTACCTGCTCTATCAGGAATACCAGCTTCTGCCGGCGCAGAGTGAAAATACGAAATTCCTGATATTCCAGATAAAAGCGTTATTATTCGCCCTCTATGTAATCGCGTCTCTCGCGCTGATGATGTATTTCAGCCTCTCCTCCTCCCGCCAGAAGGTATCGCCCGAAATAAAAGAATCCGCGTCCCCTCAGCTCGAGCAATTCTCGGTCGAGGGAACCGAGCACGCGAGCGTGGATGTCATGCTGAACCTCCAATCCATCCGGCAGCTATTATCCTCGAAAATGAATATTATCGATACGATATGGGAGAACTATAACCGCGCGGAGGATTCCGCCGGGAAGGGCGAAACGGTCGGCGAGGAGGAATTGTTGAAAGTCCTGTCCACCCAAATCCAGCTCCTCGGCACATCGAACTTCCCCGACCTGCTCAACTCGCTCGTCGAAAGCGCGTCGCAGATGATCGGCGCGAAACGCGTCTCGCTGTTTTTATACAACCCCGGTAAGAAGAACCTCAAGATGGTCAAGGGTATCGGCTTCGATACGGACGAGCCTATCGAGACGACCGCCGACGAGGGATTCGCGGGATACGCGTTCTCCTCCGGCAAACGGATATTCGTCACCAATATCGAGACCCACCCCCAGCTCGGGCGGAAGAACAAACCCCAGTACAGCAGTAAATCGTTCATCATCTTCCCCATCCGCCTGTTCCTGCAGGATAACTGCATCGGGGTACTGAACCTGACCGAGAAGGAGGGCGAGAACGGGATATTCAACATGGTCGACCTGGAAAAGATGAATATCCTCGTGAATAATTTCCGTCTGAAGATGGAGAATATGATACTCCTGCGGGAATTCAATAAAAACCACCCCGGCGAGACCCCGACAGCTTAAATCGACTTGAAATTTTTATCTTTTCGTGCTATATTGTACACACAAAATCTATAAATAAGTTAGGAGGCAGTTATGAAAAAGTTGTTTATCACTCTCTCGGCGTTTATTGTGATGGGGTGGATTACCGGCTGTTCGGACGCGTTGTCCAACGATAAGATCGCGCAGTAT
Proteins encoded in this region:
- the tmk gene encoding dTMP kinase, which codes for MNGVFITFEGIEACGKSTQANYLYNYLESRRINSILTKEPGGTILGDLIRNIVLHEKVFPIAELLLFLADRNQHINETIRPYLEQGYVVLCDRFYHSTYAYQASGRKIGFDIVRQFNELAIQGCRPDLTFLIDLPPEVGFERKRSANLALDRIEKQNYDFHYAVRDAYLRLAREDERIRVLDGMHPKEELKKEILDIILETFPNMKERAIS
- a CDS encoding GAF domain-containing protein; the encoded protein is MNKVVKIILAVLVAGIAGLWIYLLYQEYQLLPAQSENTKFLIFQIKALLFALYVIASLALMMYFSLSSSRQKVSPEIKESASPQLEQFSVEGTEHASVDVMLNLQSIRQLLSSKMNIIDTIWENYNRAEDSAGKGETVGEEELLKVLSTQIQLLGTSNFPDLLNSLVESASQMIGAKRVSLFLYNPGKKNLKMVKGIGFDTDEPIETTADEGFAGYAFSSGKRIFVTNIETHPQLGRKNKPQYSSKSFIIFPIRLFLQDNCIGVLNLTEKEGENGIFNMVDLEKMNILVNNFRLKMENMILLREFNKNHPGETPTA
- a CDS encoding tetratricopeptide repeat protein; protein product: MDFSVLYILAVAAIAVILYLAVMNIVKDKSNSLEKANRLIESKDYEGAMEVYNQLILKNEFNPLYHALLAYVFYLTENFQRAVVEYEIALKNQKDLSLKEMNNINKFCGISYFHLKNFPKAFLALYNGFITNPQDAEICYNLGMIYASQRKFEKALDYMSRAVGQEPMNYEAHYFTGLVATEANRRDIAIREFTVAKKINPQAALDLYIGCLFKENKDFMNAIRSLKSATRGNLTFEDKTKALIMMGECYKGLGLIEDAVTALELAKQETDSTSDPKAFEMKKNVLYNLGMAYVKDGKPEKGVSAWNDLKQFDFFYKDVKELTSGQLSEDVMARVTERWMVMPGLMIRDVIPTRDIVSKKFFDIETLEKTVQHNVGDVQEGQPATGSKIELFKQLNIKKFRDTSRSILKYMGFTIQKEITLKYDSDFADGKAAAFVSRKKNADFLVIIKRHNDDVSGFVLMNALGTAKTMNISSVVVIITSRYKDDALLIAQKNPGLTIIDRRGLIKALNYALQ